The Flammeovirga pectinis genomic interval TACAGACGAGCTCAACTTTTGTTTTTGTTGATCTGATAAAAAATCTGGAATATCAATCAATTTAATGGCCTTTAAACCTAAGTCTTTATATAATTGATTATCTCCAATTAAAAGCCCCTCTTTATCCGTAAGCAATGATGGGAAAGGAAGTTTTTCTAACCAATCTTCATTTGCCAAATCAATTGATTCATCTTGGAAAATTTGTTCTACAACAGAGAAGTTATTTCCTTCTTGCTGCATTCTAAACAATGTGTTTTTTGTTTTCTGACGTTCTATCTCTTGCGTTAACCCTTGCTCTCTTTCTACTCTATCAGTTACGTCAAAAATTATAAAAAGATATTTCAATGGAACATCCCCTTGGTAAATAACAGATGAAATGGAATTCCCCCAAAATGCTCTACTCCTTGGTGTAGCATATTCCAGCATTCTAGATCTTACTCCTTTTTCATTTGGATCAGAAAGTAACGTAGAAATGGCAGTTTGGTAAGAAGTAGTGACCATATCTGCTATAGGAGTACCAATAATATTGTCTATGGATTTACCTGTCCATTTTTCTACCATTGCATTCCCTTTAATCACACGGCCATTTAAATCTACCTCAAGTAACATACAAACATCATCCATGATTGTATTTCTTGTTACTAATTCATTTTGAAGTAATAAATGAGCATCCGATTCTGTAGATAATTTCTTATCTAAATGTACTTGGTCTGTCTTATCAATCATATATAACATGATCTTTTGGACATCTCCGCCTAAAGTTTTTAAAGGGAATAAATTCAACTCACAGATTTTTGTTATTCCATTTTTATCAACAAAAATAAAATTTTGTACTGCATCTGTACCTGCCTTTATATCTCTTAGAATTCTCTTAAAAGAACGTATATCTTTTGCATTTTCGAAGAATTCAACAATTGGCATATTTCTATAATCCTTTCTTTTAAAACCTAGAAGGTCTGTAAAGGCAGAGTTTGCTGCTTTAATTTTACCATCTAAATCTAAATCCAATACAGGATGGTGTAATCCAAAAGCAGTTAAACGTTCTGCGTTAGTTTGATCTTTTGCTTTCTGTTCTGTTGTAAATTCTGCAAACTGAATAATCTTATAAGGTTTACCATCTATACCAAAAATTGGATTATAAGTACCGTTAAGCCAAACTTCCATACCTCTTTTATTAATTCTGCAATACTCTCCAGAAATAAAAGAACCATTTGATAAGCTATCCCAAAGTAATTTATAACGCATAGAATTTACCTCGTCGGTAGTAACTAAAACGCGTTCGTATTTACCTACAATATCTTCTAATTTATACCCCATCACAGAGAGGTACATTGCATTGGCTGTTATAATTTTACCATCAAGATCAAATTCAATAATGGCCATTGTTTTACCAATTGCATCTAATATATTTTTATTCAGGTTAGATTCTTTAGATAGCTCATTAAGTTTTACACTTAGCTTATCTTGTACCTCTTGCATCTCTTCAGTTTTACTTACCAAAGATTCTTCCTTGAATTTCAAATTTTCATTCACCTCCATAGATTCTTTTAATAATCTACGGGTATTCTCGTTCATCATATAAACGGCAATAGCAGAACCAAAGCGTTCACAAGCTGCATTTGCATATTCTTGTTCATGAGGAGACAATGATTTGTAAGAAGCTATTTCTACTGCTCCATAAACTTCGTCTGCACCATGTACAACAGGTATAATAATAATACTTCGAGGTGCAGCTTCTCCTAAACCAGAAGAAATTGCTGTATAATGTTCTGGTAAATCTTCTACATAAACGTATTGTTTTTCTAGCATTACCTGCCCAACTAAACCTTCGTCTGTAGATATTTTTCTCTGTGGAAAACGCTTTTTACCGTAAGCATAACTTGCTACCTGATTTACTACTTTATCAGAATCTTGGTCTAACCTTAAGAAAACACCTCCTTGAAGTGCTCCTAAATGTCGAGTTACGAAACGAACAAAGGCAAAACTCATTTCCTCTATAGAATCAAAATGTTCGCTATTTAATGTTTCTGTAGTTCTGGCTAAACCTTCTGTAATCCATTTACTCACAAATTCTTCGTTTGCAAGTTGAATCAGAGTATCTCTTGCTTGATCATAAGATTCTGCAAGTTTTTCATTCAGACCATCTGTATTGGCATCAAAGTCTTTTTCTCCAAGGTGCTCAATTAACGTTGTAATTCTGTTAAAATCATCTTCAAGGTTATTTACTCTATCTTCAATAATTTTAATATCACCAGTATCAGACAAGTCTTTCTCCCCAGAAAATTCTTCTAAATTTTTACGTAATAACCGAATTGGAGTCAATAAATTATTTCTAAAAAAAGCACCTTGTACAATTAATAACATTACCCCCAAGATGACGAGTAATCCATTAAAAATTAAGTTCTTTTCTTTTGTCTTCTTTATATTTTCTTCTAACTGAAAACGTGTTTCTCTATTGTGTAATAATAATGATGAATTTCTACGTTCTAAAAATTCTATTGCTTTACCAACAACATCACTATCTTCTCCTTCCTCTATTATTTCTCTTTTAGTTCTGCCTCTTGCTAATTGCTTTTGACTACGTAACTGTAGTTCTACCGTTGTATTTGATTTAATACTAGCATCCCACATTATATCAATTTGAGTGTAGTAGTCTTCAAATCTTTTTCTATACAATTCTAATGCATGCGATAAATCTGAATCTCCAATTGTAGAGAGAACCATAATTCCTTGCTTATCAGAAGAAGTTATTTTATTTCCTTTTTCCATTGCAATAATTTGAGACAATACTTTATCTGCCTCTTGTTTTAATTGCAATAATGTTTTTCTATCTTCAGTACGGATATACTCTTTTGCACGTGTAGGGAAGTTTGCTATTTTGTATTCTTGATTTAAAAGAATTTCTGAAACTTCTCTTTTTTCACTTTGAGAGGAGCGAAGAAAGGATACAAAACTCATTAATAAGAGTAAGCTGACTACTACTATAGTTGCGGTACCTCTGAACTCTGGACTTACTTTCATTTGTTCTTAATATTCTAAATAGGATTTTTTCCTAGATCAATTTAAAAATTTGAATGTGACGTAAATTATATTTACTATTACCATCAATCTTTTTGGCGTTAAACGTTAAAACATTGATAATCATCACTTTTTTATAAAATCAATAAAGCTAAATTGGTTTACAACACAACCTAAAAATATGCCTTATCTCTTGTTACCCATTCTCAGAATTGATCACTATCTACCAATTGCTCTAGAAAAATGGATTGTTTTATTTGCTGTAATCGTAGTGGTTATCTCCCTATTACGCGAATGGGGTAAACCTTCTACTATATTTTTCATAAGTGTCGTTTCACTTATGGTCTGTGGAATTGTTTCAGCAGAAAACCTCTTAGCATCCATGAGTAACCCTTCAATAGCTACAATCATTGTGCTAGTTATTGTGACTACTCATCTTTATCATACATTCAATACCGAAGAGACTTTAAATAGTATTATTGGCAAATCGAAGGACCCTAAATTGTTTCTATTAAAAATTACAACTTTTGCGGCCTTTCTTTCTTCATTTACAAATAATACACCTGTTGTTGCAGGTTTAACGCCCTATGTTTACAACTGGTGTAAAAAAATGGGAGCACACCCTTCTAAACTATTAATACCACTTTCTTTTAGTACTATTCTTGGCGGCATGATTACCCTTATAGGTACATCTACCAATTTAGTACTCAATGGTTTTATAGAAACGAACAAACTACCTAGTTTAGCCTATACGGACTTCCTTTATTTAGGACTTTTAGTCACTTTTTTCGGTATTCTGTATTTAGTCACCTTTGGGTACAACCTTTTACCAGAAAATAAAGAAGTTTTTGACGATGCTAAAGCCATTGCTCCTGAGTATTTAATGGCCTTAGAAGTACATCGCTCATCAAGAACTGTTGGTAAGAAAATAGTTAATACAAAAATTAGAGATTTTGAAGGTGCTTACCTTATCGAAGTTCATAGAAATGGTGAAGTAATTACACCTATCCCTGATGAGCTCATTATTCGTCCAAAAGATCAATTGATGTTTATGGGACAATCAGAAAACATTATGGTGATTGTTAATTCTGATATTGGATTAGACCTACCCAACCATGAAGATGATTCTAAAATTGTAGAAGCGGTAATCCCTGCCAACTCTGCTTTATCAGGAAAAAAATTAGGGAAAATCAATTTTAAAGAAACTTATGATGTTGAACTAGTTGCAATACATAGAAATGGACAAAAAGTTACAGGAGAATTAGAAAAAATTAGTCTACAAGCTGGAGATATGCTCTTATTATCTGCAGGAGATACCTTCTTTTCTAATATCAGTTTATATAAAGAATTTTATGTTTTATCTACAATAGAAAATAATAAACTGATTATAAAAGAAAGTCATAAGTGGCTATACCTTGGCTTTCTAGGAGTCTTAATTTTCTTGGTAGCATCGAGTATTATCGAACTTTTATCTGGTGCTATTTTCGCATTAGCAGGTTTATTATTAATAAAAGCAACTACTTTCGATA includes:
- a CDS encoding PAS domain-containing protein; protein product: MKVSPEFRGTATIVVVSLLLLMSFVSFLRSSQSEKREVSEILLNQEYKIANFPTRAKEYIRTEDRKTLLQLKQEADKVLSQIIAMEKGNKITSSDKQGIMVLSTIGDSDLSHALELYRKRFEDYYTQIDIMWDASIKSNTTVELQLRSQKQLARGRTKREIIEEGEDSDVVGKAIEFLERRNSSLLLHNRETRFQLEENIKKTKEKNLIFNGLLVILGVMLLIVQGAFFRNNLLTPIRLLRKNLEEFSGEKDLSDTGDIKIIEDRVNNLEDDFNRITTLIEHLGEKDFDANTDGLNEKLAESYDQARDTLIQLANEEFVSKWITEGLARTTETLNSEHFDSIEEMSFAFVRFVTRHLGALQGGVFLRLDQDSDKVVNQVASYAYGKKRFPQRKISTDEGLVGQVMLEKQYVYVEDLPEHYTAISSGLGEAAPRSIIIIPVVHGADEVYGAVEIASYKSLSPHEQEYANAACERFGSAIAVYMMNENTRRLLKESMEVNENLKFKEESLVSKTEEMQEVQDKLSVKLNELSKESNLNKNILDAIGKTMAIIEFDLDGKIITANAMYLSVMGYKLEDIVGKYERVLVTTDEVNSMRYKLLWDSLSNGSFISGEYCRINKRGMEVWLNGTYNPIFGIDGKPYKIIQFAEFTTEQKAKDQTNAERLTAFGLHHPVLDLDLDGKIKAANSAFTDLLGFKRKDYRNMPIVEFFENAKDIRSFKRILRDIKAGTDAVQNFIFVDKNGITKICELNLFPLKTLGGDVQKIMLYMIDKTDQVHLDKKLSTESDAHLLLQNELVTRNTIMDDVCMLLEVDLNGRVIKGNAMVEKWTGKSIDNIIGTPIADMVTTSYQTAISTLLSDPNEKGVRSRMLEYATPRSRAFWGNSISSVIYQGDVPLKYLFIIFDVTDRVEREQGLTQEIERQKTKNTLFRMQQEGNNFSVVEQIFQDESIDLANEDWLEKLPFPSLLTDKEGLLIGDNQLYKDLGLKAIKLIDIPDFLSDQQKQKLSSSVKNASLFEEKIKMQNINKTILLLPLFGVGEHRMLVMIA
- a CDS encoding SLC13 family permease, coding for MPYLLLPILRIDHYLPIALEKWIVLFAVIVVVISLLREWGKPSTIFFISVVSLMVCGIVSAENLLASMSNPSIATIIVLVIVTTHLYHTFNTEETLNSIIGKSKDPKLFLLKITTFAAFLSSFTNNTPVVAGLTPYVYNWCKKMGAHPSKLLIPLSFSTILGGMITLIGTSTNLVLNGFIETNKLPSLAYTDFLYLGLLVTFFGILYLVTFGYNLLPENKEVFDDAKAIAPEYLMALEVHRSSRTVGKKIVNTKIRDFEGAYLIEVHRNGEVITPIPDELIIRPKDQLMFMGQSENIMVIVNSDIGLDLPNHEDDSKIVEAVIPANSALSGKKLGKINFKETYDVELVAIHRNGQKVTGELEKISLQAGDMLLLSAGDTFFSNISLYKEFYVLSTIENNKLIIKESHKWLYLGFLGVLIFLVASSIIELLSGAIFALAGLLLIKATTFDTINKQLDLDLVVLLMSALTLGEAFISTGASHIVSTFFIKVFLPFGVIGVLIGLFLVTILLTSFVTNVAAISIAFPIAYSLSQLLELPSTPFFVAIAFGASAAFLTPVSYQTNWIVYGPGGYRTKDFMKIGLPLMGIYCTICILFIIFYYDLV